A DNA window from Schistocerca americana isolate TAMUIC-IGC-003095 chromosome 4, iqSchAmer2.1, whole genome shotgun sequence contains the following coding sequences:
- the LOC124613822 gene encoding GATA zinc finger domain-containing protein 4-like yields MERGKVEIVSADELSEVDSSFNQQESPRFPPWTSSQINAMILPQTRNICDNTQMATLNDEMWNGREARPSAPLLTSMSEPNMRQIQQCDTNRTQETDKLDRLLELFADMKRDVSQKIDILNHTMTENFERTTKQMTELNNTTQQLSQRFETLSDRVTKQEETLVTFTHETKNNITRCENQLTQIVNVQQEVNTRVEELAQAHTSASSTQEKLTEEVGNITQQLTMVVLEQTHLKEKIEKLEDRADLASLNNDTNMAERIVHECKLCDDYLDKKLETITQDILSKTKTHTLYWTKPADLSAIIDTLKSHLPFPYRDRLIGVPENDVKTFLNFLDQMDVVYRGDSRHSNFTHISNQNQHPPQRNRSDGGWWNHPSAPRHNTTPARETYSNGNVYDSRNNRRNSWNNNNNYHPYQNGNYKQNENYRQYNNNNRRRENNRYNPGYFDRNMTYNRHNYHQNNTNPNNHRQNMWNTQNSRMTNHNPTRKPPPFPGTVMHSPPRSSNNNCGAPSADAWAPTNRNVNIVELVNEPGQTQQTTENSRRPS; encoded by the exons atggaacgtggtaaggtagagatagtttcggcagatgagctaagtgaagtagattcatctttcaaccaacaagaaagtccgcgtttccctccatggacgagttcacagatcaatgcaatgattttgcctcaaactcgcaacatttgtgataatacacagatggcgactttaaatgacgaaatgtggaatggacgcgaggctagaccgtcagcaccattgttaacatcaatgtcagaaccgaatatgagacaaattcagcaatgtgacacaaatcggacacaggaaactgacaaactggaccgactattagagttatttgcagacatgaaacgagacgttagtcagaaaattgacatattaaaccatactatgaccgaaaattttgaacggacgacaaaacagatgacagaattaaataacaccactcaacagctcagccagcgatttgagacattgtccgaccgagtcactaaacaggaagaaactttggttacattcacacacgaaacaaaaaacaatatcacccgatgtgagaatcagttaactcaaatagttaatgtgcagcaggaagtgaacacccgtgtggaagagttagctcaggcccacacttcagctagctccacccaagaaaagctgactgaagaagtgggaaatattacccaacaacttacaatggtagttcttgaacagacccacctcaaagaaaagatagaaaagttagaagatcgagcggacctcgcgtcactaaacaacgacaccaacatggccgaaagaattgtacatgaatgtaaattgtgtgacgactatctggacaaaaaacttgaaacaattacacaggacatactttcaaaaacaaagacacat acactgtactggaccaaaccagccgacttgtcagcgataattgacactttaaagagccacttaccctttccataccgagacagattaataggagtaccggagaatgacgttaagactttcttaaacttcttagatcaaatggacgtagtttacagaggcgattcacgccattcaaattttactcatattagtaaccaaaatcagcacccaccccaaaggaaccgtagtgacggtggttggtggaaccatccgtccgcgccgcgacacaatacgacgcctgcgcgcgaaacatattcaaatggaaacgtgtatgacagtaggaacaaccgcagaaattcgtggaataataacaataattatcacccatatcaaaatggtaactacaagcaaaatgaaaattacagacagtacaacaacaacaataggagacgtgagaataaccggtacaacccgggctactttgacaggaacatgacatataacagacataattaccaccaaaacaataccaatcccaacaatcaccgacagaatatgtggaacacacaaaattcacgcatgacaaatcataaccctacacggaaaccgccgccgttccccggtacagttatgcactccccgccacgaagtagcaataacaattgcggcgcgccatcagctgacgcgtgggcgccaaccaaccggaatgtaaacatagtggagctggtcaatgaacccggccaaacacagcagacgacggaaaacagtcgacgaccgagctaa